The Thioalkalivibrio thiocyanodenitrificans ARhD 1 genome window below encodes:
- a CDS encoding ABC transporter permease gives MTEAAAVTGQPPRRRSYSAEVLREVFTRWGARIGMAWILLLAGVAVFSPFLATSHPLLLSEGGRISSPVLGHLTPADLTILTAFLAAVSVLFLRRPFRQRLLVVLIALSVGAGLSYSLVSPPSLVIYEQYREAQAEGRYDWVVRAPIPYSPKDYLRDHGDTGLQAPLGIQERRHWLGTEENGADVLSRMIHASRIALAIGFIATGIALFIGVIIGGLMGYFSGIVDIIGMRLVEIFEAIPTLFLLLTFVAFFGRSLYMMMIIIGITSWSGYARYVRAEFLKLRQQEYVQAAVACGLPLRSILFRHMLPNGAAPILVAASFGVASAILAEATLSFLGLGLVDDPSWGQMLNQAVQSSTFNWWMAAFPGGAIFLTVFAYNLVGESLRDALDPHLKKNA, from the coding sequence ATGACTGAGGCCGCCGCCGTGACAGGCCAGCCGCCGCGCCGGCGCAGCTACAGCGCCGAGGTGCTCAGGGAAGTGTTCACGCGCTGGGGTGCCCGCATCGGCATGGCGTGGATACTGCTCCTGGCGGGCGTGGCCGTGTTCTCGCCGTTCCTGGCCACCAGCCATCCCCTGCTGCTGTCGGAGGGTGGGCGCATCTCCAGCCCTGTGCTGGGTCATCTGACGCCGGCGGACTTGACCATACTCACGGCGTTTCTTGCCGCGGTGTCCGTGCTCTTCTTACGCAGGCCGTTCCGCCAGCGCCTGCTGGTGGTGCTGATCGCGCTGTCCGTGGGGGCGGGCCTTAGTTACAGTCTTGTCTCACCGCCGTCGCTGGTCATCTACGAGCAGTACCGGGAAGCCCAGGCCGAAGGCCGTTATGACTGGGTCGTGCGCGCACCGATCCCCTATTCACCCAAGGATTACCTGCGCGACCACGGCGACACCGGCCTTCAGGCCCCGCTCGGCATCCAGGAACGGCGCCATTGGCTGGGCACGGAGGAGAACGGCGCCGATGTGCTTTCGCGGATGATCCATGCATCGCGCATCGCCCTTGCGATCGGTTTCATTGCCACGGGAATCGCGCTTTTCATCGGTGTGATTATCGGCGGGCTTATGGGCTATTTCTCCGGCATCGTGGATATCATCGGCATGAGGCTTGTGGAGATCTTCGAGGCCATTCCGACGCTCTTCCTGCTACTCACCTTCGTCGCCTTCTTCGGACGAAGTCTGTACATGATGATGATCATCATCGGCATCACGTCCTGGTCCGGTTACGCGCGCTACGTGCGTGCCGAGTTCCTGAAGCTGCGCCAGCAGGAATATGTGCAGGCGGCGGTGGCCTGCGGACTGCCGCTGCGCTCGATCCTTTTTCGTCACATGCTGCCCAACGGCGCGGCCCCCATCCTGGTGGCGGCCAGTTTTGGTGTCGCCTCTGCCATTCTCGCCGAGGCGACCCTGAGTTTCCTGGGCCTGGGTCTGGTGGACGATCCGTCCTGGGGCCAGATGCTCAACCAGGCCGTGCAGTCCTCCACCTTCAACTGGTGGATGGCGGCCTTCCCGGGCGGCGCGATCTTTCTCACGGTGTTTGCCTACAACCTGGTGGGCGAATCCCTGCGCGACGCGCTGGATCCGCATTTGAAGAAAAACGCCTGA